A region from the Prionailurus viverrinus isolate Anna chromosome E2, UM_Priviv_1.0, whole genome shotgun sequence genome encodes:
- the LOC125152371 gene encoding 40S ribosomal protein S6-like, which translates to MKLNISFPATGCQKLIEVDDERKLRTLYEKRMATEVAADALGEEWKSYVVQISGDNDKQGFPMKQGVLTHGRVRLLLSKGRSCYRPRRTGERKRKSVRGCIVDANLSVLNLVIVKKGEKDIPGLTDTTVPRRLGHKRASRIRKLFNLSKEDDVRQYVVRKPLNKEGKKPRTKAPKIQRLVTPRVLQHKRRRIALKKQQTKKNKEEAAEYAKLLAKRMKEAKEKRQEQIAKRRRLSSLRASTSKSESNQK; encoded by the coding sequence ATGAAGCTGAACATCTCTTTCCCAGCTACTGGCTGCCAGAAACTCATTGAAGTGGATGATGAACGCAAACTTCGTACCCTTTATGAGAAGCGAATGGCCACAGAAGTTGCTGCTGATGCTTTAGGGGAAGAATGGAAGAGTTACGTGGTACAAATCAGTGGTGACAATGACAAACAAGGCTTCCCCATGAAGCAGGGTGTCTTGACCCATGGCCGTGTCCGCCTACTGCTGAGTAAGGGGCGTTCCTGCTACCGACCACGGAGGACTGGAGAAAGAAAGCGCAAATCTGTTCGGGGTTGCATCGTGGATGCCAATCTCAGTGTTCTCAACTTGGTCATTGTGAAAAAAGGGGAGAAGGATATTCCTGGACTCACTGATACTACTGTGCCTCGTCGCCTGGGGCACAAGAGAGCTAGCAGAATCCGCAAGCTTTTCAATCTCTCAAAGGAAGATGATGTCCGCCAGTATGTTGTGAGAAAGCCCCTAAATAAAGAAGGTAAGAAACCTCGAACCAAAGCACCCAAGATACAGCGTCTTGTTACTCCACGTGTCCTCCAACACAAACGTCGGCGCATTGCTTTGAAGAAGCAGCAAAcgaagaaaaacaaggaagaggCTGCAGAATATGCTAAGCTTTTGGCCAAGAGAATGAAGGAGGCCAAAGAAAAGCGCCAAGAACAGATTGCCAAGAGACGGAGGCTGTCTTCTCTGAGAGCTTCTACCTCAAAGTCTGAGTCCAATCAAAAATga